A portion of the Oreochromis niloticus isolate F11D_XX linkage group LG10, O_niloticus_UMD_NMBU, whole genome shotgun sequence genome contains these proteins:
- the LOC109203792 gene encoding odorant receptor 131-2-like, whose product MSNVSQSYTNMSIEVQYQELLRVIIISTLSTVPSFIFLFINGTMLFTLRSKPVFRDTPRYILLYNLLFADTVQLAQSQVLFLLSIFRVKLPYPVCGFLSSLANLTTGISPLTLSVMPLERYVAVCYPLRYPTIITIRNTGAAIIVIWIISSLNNLTRLIFFFPFEMLKNLQVKDLCSNIALLFGSKSDQYDTAFTCLVFVSAGVAVIFSYIGVILAARSASANKALARKARNTLLLNMMQLCLSLCSTINNPLLIALSRTVTRTVLLWVQNVFYVCFIILPRCLSSLIYGLRDQTIRPVLMYHLCCYQKLSQ is encoded by the coding sequence ATGTCGAATGTATCTCAGTCTTACACTAACATGTCTATTGAAGTGCAGTATCAGGAGCTACTGAGGGTAATTATTATTTCCACTCTGTCAACAGttccatcttttatttttctcttcattAATGGGACCATGTTGTTCACACTGAGGAGTAAACCTGTATTTCGTGACACTCCCCGTTACATTCTTCTGTATAACCTCCTTTTTGCAGACACTGTGCAGCTGGCACAGAGTCAGgttcttttcctgctctctatTTTTAGAGTAAAATTGCCATATCCTGTATGTGGATTTCTCAGCTCGTTGGCCAATCTCACCACTGGGATCTCCCCTCTCACCCTTTCGGTGATGCCTCTGGAGAGATATGTAGCTGTGTGCTACCCACTGAGGTATCCTACCATCATCACCATCAGAAACACAGGGGCTGCTATCATTGTAATCTGGATCATCAGCTCACTAAATAATCTCACCAgactcatcttttttttcccatttgaaATGTTGAAAAATCTGCAAGTGAAAGATCTTTGTTCCAATATAGCTCTACTGTTTGGGTCCAAGTCTGATCAATATGATACAGCTTTCACATGTTTAGTGTTTGTATCAGCTGGTGTGGCAGTCATTTTTTCTTACATCGGTGTGATATTAGCAGCCAGGTCGGCCTCTGCAAACAAAGCTTTAGCCCGTAAAGCTCGAAACACTCTGCTGCTTAATATGATGCAGCTGTGCCTGAGTCTCTGCTCAACTATTAATAACCCTTTGCTCATAGCTCTTTCAAGAACTGTAACAAGAACCGTACTTTTGTGGGTTCAGAATGTATTTTATGTGTGCTTTATTATCTTACCCAGATGCCTGAGTTCTCTCATCTATGGGCTAAGAGATCAGACCATCAGACCTGTCCTCATGTACCACCTATGCTGTTATCAGAAACTAAGTCAGTAG